In Campylobacter suis, the following proteins share a genomic window:
- a CDS encoding Gfo/Idh/MocA family oxidoreductase: MKPRVGILGYSTGGKAHYSELRRSDKFEVCGVFESDGVDEYCRAEIYTNFKIFIENAAPNAIVISLEEKDVFEAFCECVKYCKNILLCLPICKSMDELAQMKYLAHKNDVRVALCFSSRFNPTIFSLLKELKKEEEVYSIEIFHSTLGRDLNIVNELLLKDIDMAKIIAASDIVELNSSFTNRENSKSSDNANLKIKFKNQILTNITSSLTGSLDRYFVNVHARSGLYFCDLLNNKLYKQNNEGQINLKVNAETSELRMLYDEFFDLIQAGGSDKLALLDDAIKIKGLLA; this comes from the coding sequence ATGAAACCACGAGTTGGCATCCTTGGCTATAGTACTGGCGGAAAAGCACACTATAGCGAGCTTCGGCGCTCTGATAAATTTGAGGTTTGCGGTGTGTTTGAAAGCGATGGCGTGGATGAGTATTGCCGTGCTGAAATTTACACAAATTTTAAAATTTTTATAGAAAATGCCGCTCCAAATGCCATAGTTATTAGCCTTGAAGAAAAAGATGTTTTTGAAGCTTTTTGTGAGTGTGTAAAATATTGCAAAAACATTCTTTTATGCTTGCCTATTTGCAAAAGTATGGATGAGCTTGCACAGATGAAATATCTAGCCCATAAAAACGATGTAAGGGTGGCGCTATGCTTTAGTTCAAGGTTTAACCCGACCATTTTTTCACTGTTAAAAGAGCTTAAAAAAGAGGAAGAAGTTTATAGTATTGAAATTTTTCACTCCACTCTTGGTAGAGACTTAAATATCGTAAATGAGTTGCTTTTAAAAGACATTGATATGGCTAAAATCATCGCAGCAAGCGATATAGTGGAGCTAAATTCATCTTTTACAAATAGAGAAAACTCAAAAAGCTCTGACAATGCAAATTTAAAAATCAAATTTAAAAATCAAATTTTAACAAACATCACAAGCTCTTTAACTGGCTCGCTGGATAGGTATTTTGTAAATGTTCACGCAAGAAGCGGACTTTACTTTTGCGATCTTTTAAACAACAAACTTTATAAGCAAAATAATGAGGGTCAGATAAATTTAAAGGTAAATGCCGAAACCAGTGAACTAAGAATGCTTTATGATGAGTTTTTTGACCTTATACAGGCTGGTGGCAGCGACAAACTGGCGCTCCTTGATGACGCAATAAAAATAAAAGGACTTTTAGCTTGA
- the hemH gene encoding ferrochelatase produces the protein MKLILLLNMGGASSLDDVEIFLKNMFNDPCILGIKNNFFRKILASFIVKMRLRPAQENYKQIGGKSPIGKLTQSLCNKLNSLAQSDVKFEYAMNYTSPFCKDVLTRYTNVDEIIVFALYPHHSITTITSSLKDFYKAYNELNLKAKVREISEFYECDEYNELIINDIKQKIANVQASEISLIFSVHSLPQKTIDKGDKYEKHINEHVKILTSMLSQKDINFKEIKLAYQSRLGPVKWLEPNLSDVLKKLQNKKALIYPLSFCVDNSETVFELDIEYRHIAKELNFEFYEVCKCPNDSDEFVNFIQNQIKE, from the coding sequence TTGAAACTTATTTTACTACTAAATATGGGTGGGGCAAGTAGCCTTGATGACGTGGAAATTTTTCTTAAAAATATGTTTAATGACCCATGCATTTTGGGGATAAAAAATAATTTTTTTAGAAAAATTTTAGCTAGTTTTATAGTAAAAATGAGACTTCGCCCAGCACAAGAAAACTATAAACAAATAGGTGGCAAGTCGCCAATTGGCAAGCTGACACAAAGCCTTTGCAACAAACTAAACTCACTAGCACAAAGTGATGTAAAATTTGAATATGCAATGAACTATACCTCACCTTTTTGCAAAGATGTGTTGACTAGATACACTAATGTTGATGAGATTATCGTATTTGCACTATATCCACATCACTCCATAACAACGATAACATCAAGCTTAAAAGACTTTTATAAAGCATATAATGAGCTAAATTTAAAAGCGAAAGTGCGTGAAATTTCTGAGTTTTATGAGTGCGATGAGTACAATGAGCTTATCATAAATGACATAAAACAAAAGATAGCAAATGTGCAAGCAAGTGAAATTTCTTTGATATTTTCGGTACACTCTTTACCACAAAAAACTATAGATAAAGGCGATAAATACGAGAAGCATATAAATGAGCATGTTAAAATTTTAACTTCGATGCTTAGTCAAAAAGATATAAATTTTAAAGAGATAAAGCTAGCTTATCAGTCACGGTTAGGGCCTGTAAAGTGGTTAGAACCAAATTTAAGTGATGTTTTAAAAAAATTACAAAACAAAAAAGCACTCATCTATCCCCTATCATTTTGCGTGGATAACTCAGAGACTGTTTTTGAGCTTGATATAGAGTATAGACATATCGCAAAAGAGCTAAATTTTGAGTTTTATGAAGTTTGTAAATGTCCAAATGATAGTGATGAGTTTGTAAATTTTATACAAAATCAAATAAAGGAATAA